Proteins co-encoded in one Corylus avellana chromosome ca9, CavTom2PMs-1.0 genomic window:
- the LOC132162658 gene encoding histidine-containing phosphotransfer protein 2-like produces MDLHGLQTQHDNLIQSMFYEGMLDSQFAQIQVLQDASNPNFVMEVITIFCNDAERIMLELNNYLGQQDVDFNKLNGLVHQLKGSSSSIGAQHLKLACIDLQQASEDKNKERCQQALNIIAHKYCLLRSKFRTLIQLEKAISAFATNQQLLDSKYIDGSA; encoded by the exons ATGGACTTACATGGGCTTCAAACACAGCACGACAACTTGATCCAATCCATGTTTTACGAG GGTATGTTGGACAGCCAGTTTGCTCAAATTCAAGTTCTGCAAGATGCAAGCAATCCCAATTTTGTCATGGAAGTGATCACGATATTTTGTAATGACGCAGAAAGGATCATGTTGGAATTGAACAATTATCT GGGTCAGCAAGATGTGGATTTTAACAAGCTAAATGGTTTGGTGCATCAACTAAAAGGAAGTAGCTCTAG CATTGGTGCGCAGCACTTGAAACTTGCTTGTATTGATCTACAGCAAGCTTCTGAggacaaaaacaaagaaag GTGTCAGCAAGCCTTAAATATAATTGCACACAAATATTGTCTTCTCCGAAGCAAATTCCGAACCCTAATACAG CTGGAGAAAGCGATCTCTGCCTTTGCGACCAACCAGCAATTACTGGATAGCAAGTATATTGATGGGTCAGCATGA
- the LOC132161955 gene encoding LOW QUALITY PROTEIN: uncharacterized protein LOC132161955 (The sequence of the model RefSeq protein was modified relative to this genomic sequence to represent the inferred CDS: inserted 2 bases in 1 codon) — MGSERCYVWSTLSGSSASTTSSLVSAADRMVRIELEAAEALADLAHLAVRESGRREWGSKGKRARKRVKSESPAGDLALQLKPAVDSVPSSWDLAEDQAVESQQQCEKRCTTVLLEPKKIEQNPNKTELKVEEDSEWPKSTRNCTTSYASFGFRKSRRNLTETEKEERRIRRVLANRESARQTIRRRQALCEDLTRKAADLAWENESLKRERELALKEYQSLETTNKHLKEQMAKVIKDEVEETPWEHKSADVAAFSSSTNFPLLWYNRPPFTPDFWPSIIQSSNHVQSLHGKQSATCRPGTSQEQENRMDVNGPRTPFYVLPYPWFVPLPDLGNGVQPQPXIGVKNKEDETSDSNQYDASSSSKIVSDEEKPYCFFPIKVKTEASGSTEVGPPNDLNEIPVGFPPDGGGQRTGAHSKEILFTPPLNCAQPASAVKHENRPLSDEPPNIASPSTACHIVKALPEKKQESVSYPSKKLVDVVSAAEARKRRKELTKLKNLHGRQCRMRC, encoded by the exons ATGGGTTCGGAGAGATGTTATGTGTGGAGCACGTTGTCTGGTTCGTCTGCTTCCACGACGTCGTCTTTGGTGTCGGCGGCGGATCGGATGGTGAGGATAGAGCTGGAGGCGGCGGAGGCTCTGGCGGACTTGGCTCATTTGGCGGTGCGAGAGAGTGGCCGAAGGGAATGGGGGAGCAAAGGGAAACGCGCCAGGAAGCGAGTCAAGAGCGAGTCTCCGGCGGGTGACTTGGCGCTGCAGCTGAAACCGGCGGTGGACTCGGTGCCTAGCTCGTGGGATCTCGCTGAG GATCAAGCAGTAGAAAGTCAGCAGCAATGTGAAAAGAGATGCACAACTGTATTGTTAGAACCCAAAAAGATTGAGCAGAACCCCAACAAAACAGAATTGAAGGTTGAGGAGGATTCTGAATGGCCTAAATCAACTCGTAACTGCACCACAAGTTACGCATCATTTGGTTTCCGTAAATCAAGACGAAATTTAACAGAG ACTGAAAAGGAAGAACGGAGAATACGCAGGGTATTAGCAAACAGAGAGTCAGCTAGGCAGACAATTCGCCGCAGGCAG GCTCTATGTGAAGATTTAACCAGAAAAGCTGCCGATCTGGCATGGGAGAACGAAAGTTTGAAGAGG GAAAGGGAGCTGGCTTTGAAAGAGTATCAGTCCTTGGAAACCACAAATAAACACCTAAAGGAACAG ATGGCGAAGGTAATAAAGGATGAGGTTGAGGAAACTCCATGGGAGCACAAGTCAGCTGATGTTGCAGCTTTCTCTTCATCTACAAATTTCCCATTGCTCTGGTATAACCGTCCTCCATTTACCCCTGATTTCTGGCCTTCTATCATTCAATCTTCAAATCATGTTCAATCACTGCATGGGAAACAAAGCGCTACTTGTAGGCCTGGTACTTCTCAAGAACAAGAAAACCGCATGGATGTCAATGGGCCAAGAACCCCATTTTATGTACTCCCATATCCTTGGTTCGTCCCTCTTCCTGATCTTGGGAATGGAGTCCAACCTCAGCC CATTGGCgtgaaaaacaaagaagatgAAACTTCTGATAGTAATCAATATGATGCTAGTTcatcttcaaaaattgtttcaGATGAAGAGAAACCCTATTGCTTTTTCCCCATTAAAGTCAAGACTGAAGCTTCTGGCTCAACAGAAGTCGGACCTCCTAATGACCTAAATGAGATCCCAGTTGGATTCCCTCCGGATGGAGGTGGTCAGCGTACAGGAGCTCACTCTAAGGAGATACTCTTTACACCACCACTAAATTGTGCCCAACCTGCATCAGCTGTCAAGCATGAGAACAGGCCGCTATCAGATGAACCTCCCAATATTGCATCACCTTCAACAGCTTGTCATATTGTCAAAGCTTTGCCAGAAAAGAAGCAAGAATCAGTTAGTTACCCAAGTAAGAAGCTAGTTGATGTGGTCTCTGCAGCCGAAGCAAGAAAGAGGAGAAAGGAATTGACAAAGCTAAAGAATCTGCATGGCCGTCAATGCCGGATGCGCTGTTGA
- the LOC132192226 gene encoding protein TERMINAL FLOWER 1-like — protein sequence MEGISEPLIVGRVIGDVLDSFTPTIKMCVIYNNKQVCKGVELLPSSVTTKPRVEIQGADMRSFFTLVMTDPDVPGPSDPYLREHLHWIVTDIPGTTDATFGREVVSYEIPKPNIGIHRFVFVLFKQKRRESVNPPSPRDHFSTRSFAAENDLGLPVAAVYFNAQRETAPRRR from the exons ATGGAAGGAATTTCAGAACCTCTGATTGTTGGGAGAGTCATAGGAGATGTTCTTGATTCTTTCACGCCAACCATAAAAATGTGTGTCATTTACAACAACAAGCAAGTCTGCAAGGGGGTTGAGCTCCTTCCTTCCTCAGTGACCACCAAACCAAGGGTTGAGATTCAAGGAGCTGATATGAGATCTTTTTTCAcactg GTCATGACGGACCCAGATGTTCCTGGCCCTAGTGATCCTTATTTAAGGGAGCACCTGCACTG GATAGTCACAGACATCCCAGGCACAACAGATGCCACATTTG GAAGGGAGGTTGTGAGCTATGAGATTCCAAAGCCAAATATAGGGATCCACAGGTTTGTGTTTGTTCTGTTCAAGCAGAAACGAAGGGAGTCAGTGAACCCACCTTCTCCCAGGGATCACTTCAGCACCCGAAGTTTCGCAGCCGAAAACGATCTCGGCCTCCCAGTTGCTGCTGTTTATTTCAATGCACAGAGAGAAACAGCCCCAAGAAGACGCTAA